Sequence from the Carboxydocella sporoproducens DSM 16521 genome:
CCAAAATGAAGCTGCGGTGCGGACTGGCCCTATGTGTTATGCTAGCAATGGCGATAGGGCGAATTCGGGAAAATCAGGCAGAGAAGATGCGGAGCCTGGTAGCTTAAAAAGGAGAAGAAAAGCATCTCTAATATGGGCAAAAAGTTACAGGCCGGATGATTAAGAAGTCATTTTAGGGCTAGTGGGATTAGTGCGCCCTTTTTTAGGATTTAAAAAAAGAGAGATACCATTATCCTTGCTAAAGAACTGAATGATAATGTTTAAAAAAAATTATTTATAATATTTTTAGCAATTTTCATTCTGAAAAAGGGTACATCGCAAAAAGCATTAATATTTTATCTATTGACAATCGCAAGTTGTCTATTATAAAATATACTGTACCCTGTAAATCAGGTTGGAGGGACCCGCAATGGCAGACAAGCAACAGGAAAAGGTAGTGGCAGAAAACCGTCAGGCCCGCTTTGAATACGAAATCCTGGAGGTCTATGAGGCCGGTCTGGAGCTCAAAGGCACAGAAGTCAAAAGCCTGCGAGCTGGCAAGGCCAACCTCAGGGACAGCTTTTGCCTGATAAAAAATGGTGAAGCCTGGGTCCACAACCTGCATATCTCTCCGTATGAACAGGGTAACCGTTTCAATCATGATCCGACCCGGGTGCGTAAATTGCTCCTGCACAAGCATGAAATCATGAAACTGTTTGGGGCTATTTCCCAGAAGGGGCTGACTATCGTCCCCCTGAAAATCTATTTTACCCGGGGGAAAGCGAAAATGGCCATTGCCCTGGCCCGCGGCAAAAAGCTGTGGGACAAACGCCAGGACATGGCCGAGCGGGATGCCAAACGGGAAATTGAACGGGCTTTCCGCGACCGGCAACGTCAATAAGGGGGCGTACTGGTTTCGACGGGGGCTGAATGAGCGTCAGTAGCGAGCCGGGGTTCCATCTGCCCGTCAAGACGGTGGGAAAACAACGAATGCCAACGAAAATTACGCTTTAGCTGCTTAATTTCAGCTAACCTCCAACCCTCTGGGCTCCGGGTGAGGGCTTGGGGGTCACATTGACGGAGCTGGCCTGGCCCCAATTCTCGGAGGGGTGAGGCGAGATTAATCGAGATAGCTGCGGAAAAGCCTGTCGGTGGGCGTTTCGGCAGCGAAAGGTAAAACACCTGACTGCGCTCGGAGAAGCTGGCGTGGGTTCGCCTTCGGACAGGGGTTCGACTCCCCTCGCCTCCACCATAGAAAACCCTAACAGTAAGTTTTACGTCTAAGCCGTTATCCTTAGAGTGTAAAACTACTACTGAATCAACATATTCCTGTAATACCTGCTTTTTATCTTCATCGTTATCGGAGAAAAGCAGGTATTTTTTATTTTCCAGTACTTAATAATTATTGCCTCATCAAAATGATGGTGGATAGCAAGATGGGCGCAGCAGCATAAAACAGCGGGTACGCGGTTCGTTATTGCTCATCCAAACCCTTACGGGTTTCACATACCCGCAAACCGTTATATGAAAGACTATGCCTTTTAAATATCAATCGTCAGGAAATATTTAAAGAGGATAAAAGAAAAAATTTGAGATAATTTTAGCAAAGTATTATATGAGCATAATATCAATATTCTGCGTTTGAGAGAAGTGTTTTTTTCAGTTAAAAATTCCCCCTTTAGTTTAAAAAAAGATATTAATATTTATACTTTTCTTGAACCCATCGTTTGGTTTCTTTTAATCTTTTTCTAACAGCCTGTGAAGGTATTCTTCATAACTTAATTCGACTAATGCTGCCTCTTCTTCAAAATATTCTTTATTTCAGTTGTTTTTTAGTTGTGTAGGATGATGATTAAATGTGGTATAATAATTCTGAGGTGAGATTTATGAATACAGCTAAGAGTATTTTATTAAAATTAATTGATGAAATTCCAGGAAGTCAAATACGAGAAGTTATTGATTTTATTTTATTTTTAAAAAATAAGCAGGATAATCAGGTATTCAAGGATTTATTGTCTGCCAGTGAGAGCAGTATAGATTTTTGGAACAATGATATTGATGATGAGGTATGGAACAATGTATAGGCAGGGCGATATCTTATTAATTCCTATTCCTTTTAGTGATTTGACTTCCAACAAAAAACGCCCTGTCCTTGTTTTATCTAAATGATAATTATAATAGCAGAACAGAAGATATAGTGGTTGCGGCTATTACTTCGAACCTGGTGGCAAAAGATTATATTAATCGAGCTTGATGTATATCACCTTGGATACCTTCTTAGGATTAGCGATTGTGACTTTTCCTTGTACAGCCTAATCCTGAGAGAGGTATCTTCTTTTTTAAAATCTTTAGTCTTTTAAATTATTCATATTTCTGCCATAATTCGGCCCTAGTTTTGTCACAACTTGGGGATATACTAAAGACAAGAGGAAGATATGAAGGGAGTTGAATTAAAATGATGATGGGAAATTGGTTTGGTGGCTGGGGATATAGTCCTTTTGATGGAGGAGGATGGTGGACGATGGGAATTGGCATGCTGTTTAATATCCTGTTCTGGGGTGCCCTGATTTACCTGGCTATCAGGTTTTTGAACAAAGGCGATTTTGAAGGATTTACTGGTAAAAGGGGGGAACCGCCGGAAGAAATTCTACACAAGCGCTATGCCCGGGGCGAAATCACCCGGGAACAATACCAGCAAATGCTGGGAGACTTAAAAAATAGGAGGATGATGGACATGAAAAAGAAATGGTTAGCTCTGGTAGCAGCAGTACTTCTGGTAGCCTTTGCGGTCCCGGCCTTCGCGGCTATTACTGATGCCCAGAAGAAGGAAATCCTGGATCTGCAAAAACAAATGATCGAGCTGCGCAAGAAGATGATCGACAAATATGTGGAAGCCGGGCAACTGACACCTGAACAGGGTAAACTGATGAAGGACCGCATGGACCAGATGGAAAAATACCGGGAACAAAATGGGATTCTGCCCGGACCTGGCATGATGCAAGGTGGCGGTTGTGGGGGATTTGGTTTTGGTGCTAATGGCGGTTTCGGCGGTCCCATGATGGGGGGCGGCTGGGGCGCTCAAACTCAGGGGTTGTAAAAAGGAAAAGGGGGCTATGATAGCCCCTTCAGGCTGTCGACAAAGTCTCGGCAGCCTATTTTAGCTTTATTATCACATTTTGTGGGATATTGCGATTATAGTACTTGATGTTCAGTCCTCTGGATAATCTCATTCTGCAAAGCTTCACTGAGGTCACAAAAATAGTCACTATAACCGGCCACCCGCACAATCAGATCCCGGTAGCGTTCCGGCTGGCGCTGCGCTTCTCGCAACGTGGCGGCACTGACCACATTAAACTGAATGTGATGCCCTTTGAGACGGAAATAGGCGCGAATCAGGGCCATCAGCTTATGAATACCTTCTTCTGTTTGCAACAGGCCAGGGGTGAATTTCTGGTTCAAGAGAGTACCACCGGTGCGAAGATGGTCCATTTTGGCGGCAGACTTGATCACAGCCGTGGGGCCAAAGCGGTCAGCCCCCTGCACAGGTGAAATCCCCTCGGATTGGGGTTCCCCTGCCCGCCGTCCATCGGGGGTAGCGCCGGTGACTGCCCCGAAGTAGACATGACAGGTAGTGGGCAGGAGATTGATGTGATAGGTTGCCCCCCGGACCGATTTACGTCCTTCGATAGCCTGGTAGTAGGCTTCAAATACTTCCTGCATTATAGAATCAGCAAAATCATCATCATTGCCGTATTTGGGAGTTTTGTTCTGCAAGAGCTGGCGCAAATCCTCCTGCCCCCGGAAATTTTGGCGGAGGGCGGTGAGCAATTGTTCCATCGTAATGGTACCATCGAGAAAAACATGTTTTTTAATAGCTGCCAGGCTGTCGGTAAGGGTAGCTATGCCTACTCCCTGGATATAGTTAGTATTATAGCGGGCTCCCCCGGCATTATAGTCTCTGGCATTGGCGATGCAATCATCTATTATAATGGACAGAAAGGGAGCGGGCATGTATTCACCATAGAGTTTTTCGATGATCTGATTTCCTCGCAGTTTAATTTCCAGGAAATGCTGGAGCTGTTGTTTATAAGCCTGGAACAGTTCCTCATAACTGGTAAAGTTAGCAGGGTCGCCGGTTTTCGGCCCCAGCTGCTTGCCGGTGCGAGGATCGAGGCCGTTGTTGAGGGTGATTTCCAGTACCTTAACCAGGTTAAAGTAGCCCGTAAGCCAGTAGGCTTCTTTACCGAAAGCCCCGGCTTCCACACAGCCGCTGGTACCACCGCAGCGGGCATCTACCAGAGATTTGCCCTGGCGTATCAGCTCAGCGACGACGGCATCGGCATTAAAGACCGAGGGCTGGCCCCAGCCTTTGGCGATGATCTGACAGGCCCGTTTCAGGAAGTCATCGGGGTTTTTCTGGCTGAGCTGGATATTGGAGCTGGGCTGCAGCAGGCGCATTTCATCGATGACATCCAGGATAAGGTAGGTAACCTCATTGACTCCATCTTCGCCCTCAGCAGTCAAGCCGCCGCAATTGATATTGGCAAAATCGGTGTAGGTGGCACTTTCCTGCAAGGTAATACCTACTTTAGGGGGAGCAGGCTGGTTATTGAATTTGACCCAGAAGCATTGCAGCAGTTCCTTGGCTCGTTCCGGAGTCAGGGTGCCTGCTGCTATTTCTTTTTGATAAAAAGGATAGAGATGCTGGTCCAGTCGCCCGGGATTAAAGGCATCCCAGATATTGAGTTCGGTGATGACACCGAGATGGACAAACCAGTAAGCCTGCAGGGCTTCCCAGAAGGTGGAGGGAGCTTGAGCCGGGACTTTGCGGCAGATGGCAGCGATTTGTTCCAGCTCCTGGCGGCGCCGGGGGTTGGGTTCACTGGTTGCCAGCTGCAGGGCTTTTTCTGCATGGCGTTCGGCGTAGCGGATAATAGCGCGGGCGCAAATGGCCATTGCCCTCAGTTCCTCCTGTTTCCGATAGGCTTCGGGGTCATGGAGGTAATCAATCTGTTGTAATTGCTGTTCAATCTCCCGCAGAAAATCAAGAAAGCCCTTGCGGAAGACTTTGTCATCCCCGGCGGTATGGCCGGGAGCCCGTTGCTCCATGAATTCCGTAAATATCCCGGCTTGATAGCAATCAAGCCATTCCTGGCTCATCCGGGCAAAAATGCGGTCCCGCATGGAGCGGCCCTGCCAGTAGGGGATGATTTTTTCCGCTTGAATACGTTTTTCTTTGTCACTGACCCGGAAGAAGATTTTTTCCCGGCTGTCAATGATGGTGAAATCCTCCAGAGTATGACAGCAGAGCTCGGGGTAGGTGGGGGTGGCTTTGGGGGCCGGGCCCCGTTCGCCCACAATTAGTTCATCTTCGCCAATGTAGATGGTTTTGCGCTCCATCAGGGCCTGAAAAACCAGAGCCCGCAGGACCGGGATGGAAACCTTGCCGGAGTATTGCTGGTAAACCTCGGTTACGATTTCGGCCCGTTCAGTAGAAAGGGTAGGGATGGCTTCCAGGCTTCTCTGTCTTAATCTGGCTACACGCTCATTCATCTCTTCAACCTCCGATCTTGATTTTTTGACAGTAGGGGGCCAGCAAGGCGGCGATTTCCTCCAGCTGAGCGGCTGTGGGCTCAGGGGTATCTGCCAGGGGGTAGTCCTGCTGCAGGCGACGGTATTTGTCCCGGGCCAGGGCATGGTAGGGCAGCAGATTGATTTGTTCCACCTCGCCCAGCTCTCGCAAAAAGACAATCAAGGCAGACAGGTGTTCCTCATCATCATTGATGTCAGGGATGATGGGCAAACGCAGAAAAAAACGCTTTTTCAGCCTGGTCAGCAACTGCAAGTTGTTCAAAATGAGGCGATTGGATACCCCTGTATAAAGAAGATGCTTCTCCTCGGCCATCAGTTTCAGATCATAAAGAAAGAGATCTGTAAAAGGGGCGATGGTTTCGAGGATGGCAGGATGGGCATAACCGCTGGTATCCACAGCGGTTGGCAGGCCCTGTTCCTGACAGGCCTGCAGCAAAGCCAGAAGAAAAGCGGGCTGGGCCAGGGGTTCACCACCGGAAAAAGTCACACCACCCCCGGATTCTTCGTAAAAGACCCGGTCCTGGGTTACTACCTGCAGCACTTCAGCCACTGTCACCCTGCGTCCCACCAGTTCCCGGGCCAGAGCCGGGCAGGCAGCAGCACACTGGCCGCAATGCCGGCAGCGGGACGGGTTGTTCAGGGCCTGCTGGTAACAGGCGGACTGACAGCGGCCACAGCCGATACAGCGCTGGGGAAAAAGCAGCAATCTGGGCTGAAAGCTCTGGCTTTCCGGGTTATGACACCACTGACAGTGCAGGGGGCATCCCTGCAAAAAAACAGTGGTTCTGATTCCTGGTCCATCCTGGATGGAAAATTTCTGGATATTGAAGATCATACCGGTTTTCATTTCATCACCTCGATATCGGGATTATAAGCAAGAATGATGCCGCCTTCAAAACGGGCAAGAAAACAAGCCACTGTACCATTTTTGGTACGGTGGCTGTCAAATTTATGGGACTATGTCTCATTTTTGGGATGGAGCCCATATTTTTTTAATTTGTTATGCAGGGTCTGTTTGGGGATACCCAGCAAGCGGGCAGCCTGAGTTAGCTGATTGCCCGCCTGTTGCAGGGCAGTTTGCAGCAGGCGAGTTTCCAGGTCTTGCAGGGCTTGTTTCAGGGGCAATAGCGGCTGGGCAGGTTGGGGAAGCGGAGCCGGGTCCAGCAGACCGGGGTGTTCCCGGGGTAAATCAGCCTGAGTGAGCAGGGGACCATCAGCCAGGTTGACTGCACTTTCAATGACATGCTCCAGCTCCCGTACATTACCGGGCCAGTTATGGCGGTAAAACAGTTCCAGCACCTCCGGGGCAAGGCCCTGGATATCCTTTTTCAGCTGTTGCCGGTACTTATGGATAAAGTGTTCAGCCAGCAGTGGTATATCTTCCTTGCGTTCCCGCAGGGGCGGCAAATGAAAGAAAATCACATTCAGGCGGTAGTAGAGATCCTGGC
This genomic interval carries:
- the smpB gene encoding SsrA-binding protein SmpB; the protein is MADKQQEKVVAENRQARFEYEILEVYEAGLELKGTEVKSLRAGKANLRDSFCLIKNGEAWVHNLHISPYEQGNRFNHDPTRVRKLLLHKHEIMKLFGAISQKGLTIVPLKIYFTRGKAKMAIALARGKKLWDKRQDMAERDAKREIERAFRDRQRQ
- a CDS encoding DUF2281 domain-containing protein, which encodes MNTAKSILLKLIDEIPGSQIREVIDFILFLKNKQDNQVFKDLLSASESSIDFWNNDIDDEVWNNV
- a CDS encoding DUF2680 domain-containing protein, with protein sequence MMMGNWFGGWGYSPFDGGGWWTMGIGMLFNILFWGALIYLAIRFLNKGDFEGFTGKRGEPPEEILHKRYARGEITREQYQQMLGDLKNRRMMDMKKKWLALVAAVLLVAFAVPAFAAITDAQKKEILDLQKQMIELRKKMIDKYVEAGQLTPEQGKLMKDRMDQMEKYREQNGILPGPGMMQGGGCGGFGFGANGGFGGPMMGGGWGAQTQGL
- the hypD gene encoding trans-4-hydroxy-L-proline dehydratase; protein product: MNERVARLRQRSLEAIPTLSTERAEIVTEVYQQYSGKVSIPVLRALVFQALMERKTIYIGEDELIVGERGPAPKATPTYPELCCHTLEDFTIIDSREKIFFRVSDKEKRIQAEKIIPYWQGRSMRDRIFARMSQEWLDCYQAGIFTEFMEQRAPGHTAGDDKVFRKGFLDFLREIEQQLQQIDYLHDPEAYRKQEELRAMAICARAIIRYAERHAEKALQLATSEPNPRRRQELEQIAAICRKVPAQAPSTFWEALQAYWFVHLGVITELNIWDAFNPGRLDQHLYPFYQKEIAAGTLTPERAKELLQCFWVKFNNQPAPPKVGITLQESATYTDFANINCGGLTAEGEDGVNEVTYLILDVIDEMRLLQPSSNIQLSQKNPDDFLKRACQIIAKGWGQPSVFNADAVVAELIRQGKSLVDARCGGTSGCVEAGAFGKEAYWLTGYFNLVKVLEITLNNGLDPRTGKQLGPKTGDPANFTSYEELFQAYKQQLQHFLEIKLRGNQIIEKLYGEYMPAPFLSIIIDDCIANARDYNAGGARYNTNYIQGVGIATLTDSLAAIKKHVFLDGTITMEQLLTALRQNFRGQEDLRQLLQNKTPKYGNDDDFADSIMQEVFEAYYQAIEGRKSVRGATYHINLLPTTCHVYFGAVTGATPDGRRAGEPQSEGISPVQGADRFGPTAVIKSAAKMDHLRTGGTLLNQKFTPGLLQTEEGIHKLMALIRAYFRLKGHHIQFNVVSAATLREAQRQPERYRDLIVRVAGYSDYFCDLSEALQNEIIQRTEHQVL
- a CDS encoding glycyl-radical enzyme activating protein, with amino-acid sequence MKTGMIFNIQKFSIQDGPGIRTTVFLQGCPLHCQWCHNPESQSFQPRLLLFPQRCIGCGRCQSACYQQALNNPSRCRHCGQCAAACPALARELVGRRVTVAEVLQVVTQDRVFYEESGGGVTFSGGEPLAQPAFLLALLQACQEQGLPTAVDTSGYAHPAILETIAPFTDLFLYDLKLMAEEKHLLYTGVSNRLILNNLQLLTRLKKRFFLRLPIIPDINDDEEHLSALIVFLRELGEVEQINLLPYHALARDKYRRLQQDYPLADTPEPTAAQLEEIAALLAPYCQKIKIGG